Proteins found in one Xyrauchen texanus isolate HMW12.3.18 chromosome 30, RBS_HiC_50CHRs, whole genome shotgun sequence genomic segment:
- the asb2a.1 gene encoding ankyrin repeat and SOCS box protein 2 isoform X2 has translation MLYISRKLSLREVKYRTIEKECLAIKWAVLTLRYYLLRWAFTLCFDHAPLQWLHRMKDANARITHWYLALQPFKFGVVHRPGAQITVLGLDGSLAWLWGELTNPEAVFSESHFTTGNGKRMVAYLRHDGTMQVTPEPEEGMEPIVKAIWEGDVGTVRLLVKKPECSLLTPNKYGWIPLHESAYYGQDQCIKILLKAQPGMINQRTLKEQTALMLAVTRDHLACVESLLEKGADLDITNNDNETPLYRACEKENPAMVAMLLNYGASVNKSCIQGWTALHEAVCRDNVEICEMLVKAGAKVSISNMYGITPIFVAAQSGKVDALRFLLKNGADLNSQAADGATALYEACKNGHEDIVEFLLSKNADTNQPGKTGLMPIHIAAQRGSDGDLLTYRCTNKSAMKLVSMLIPATSKARVRRSGISPLHLAAERNRDDVLELLIEAGFDVNALLSEYRSKMYEDRRCTALYFAVINNNIEATTMLLEAGANPNLDTFNPLLVALRQGCMKAVTLLVEHGADVNASIPTHPTTFPASLMFCMKYLTLLKYLMDNGCDALSCFSCVYGSNPHPPIKATGNQRHNRYESTEKTCVQFCEMISTDNYSLWAGPIIDVLLDYVGDVKLCARLTEYLDSYPDWNCIKEKATPPRPLMQLCRLKIRKLLGINRLKKINKLPVPPRLIKFLNHQEREQAYFSV, from the exons atgctgtacattagtcgcaaGCTATCGCTGAGAGAGGTTAAGTACAGAACTATTGAGAAGGAATGTCTGGCGATCAAATGGGCTGTTCttaccctccgatactacctgttgagatgggccttcaccctctgttttGACCACGcaccactccagtggctccaccgcatgaaggatgctAACGCgaggatcacccattggtatctggctttacaaccttttaagttcggggtggtccacagaccgggggcacaGATAACTGTTCTGGGGCTGGATGGCTCCCTGGCCTGGCtgtgggg AGAACTAACAAATCCAGAGGCTGTGTTCTCAGAGAGTCACTTCACTACTGGCAATGGCAAACGCATGGTGGCATACCTAAGACATGATGGCACTATGCAGGTCACACCTGAGCCCGAGGA GGGGATGGAGCCAATTGTTAAGGCTATTTGGGAAGGAGATGTTGGAACAGTGAGACTACTGGTTAAGAAACCCGAGTGCAGCCTCCTTACACCAAATAAATATGGATGGATTCCTTTGCATGAGTCGGCATATTATGGACAAGATCAATGTATCAAAATTCTCCTAAAAG CTCAACCTGGGATGATTAATCAGCGCACTTTAAAGGAACAGACTGCTTTAATGTTAGCTGTGACCAGGGACCATCTTGCATGTGTGGAGTCTCTTCTTGAGAAAGGGGCTGACCTTGATATTACCAATAATGACAACGAGACTCCACTTTACAGAg CTTGTGAGAAGGAGAACCCTGCAATGGTTGCCATGCTACTGAACTATGGTGCCTCGGTGAATAAGAGCTGTATTCAAGGCTGGACTGCTCTGCATGAGGCTGTGTGCAGGGACAATGTGGAAATCTGTGAGATGCTGGTTAAAGCTGGAGCCAAAGTCAGCATATCCAATATGTACGGAATCACACCTATCTTTGTAGCAGCCCAAAGTGGAAAAGTGGATGCACTTCGCTTCCTTTTAAAAAATG GTGCAGATCTCAACAGTCAGGCTGCAGATGGAGCCACAGCACTGTATGAGGCCTGTAAGAATGGTCATGAGGACATTGTAGAATTCCTTCTATCTAAAAATGCAGACACCAACCAGCCTGGAAAAACAGGACTGATGCCAATCCATATTGCAGCTCAGCGTGGCAGTGATGG AGACCTCCTCACTTACAGGTGTACCAACAAAAGTGCAATGAA GTTAGTTTCCATGCTGATCCCAGCCACGAGCAAAGCCAGAGTGCGGCGTTCCGGGATCAGCCCCCTGCATTTAGCAGCAGAGCGCAACCGAGATGACGTTCTTGAGTTGCTGATTGAGGCCGGCTTTGATGTCAATGCCCTGTTGTCTGAGTATCGCTCTAAAATGTATGAAGATCGACGCTGCACAGCACTCTATTTCGCTGTCATAAACAACAACATCGAGGCAACCACCATGCTACTGGAGGCTGGCGCTAATCCAAACCTGGACACGTTCAACCCACTCCTGGTAGCCCTGAGGCAGGGTTGCATGAAAGCAGTGACTTTGTTGGTGGAACATGGTGCTGATGTCAATGCCAGCATACCAACTCATCCAACCACCTTTCCAGCCTCTCTTATGTTCTGCATGAAGTACCTGACCTTATTGAAGTATCTGATGGATAATGGCTGTGATGCCTTGTCATGCTTCAGTTGTGTTTATGGCAGCAATCCTCATCCACCTATAAAGGCGACAGGTAATCAGAGGCATAACAGATATGAAAGTACAGAGAAGACCTGCGTTCAG TTCTGTGAGATGATCTCCACAGACAATTACTCACTTTGGGCAGGACCGATTATAGATGTGCTACTTGACTATGTTGGTGATGTGAAACTCTGTGCAAGACTCACTGAATATCTGGACAGTTACCCTGACTGGAATTGCATCAAAGAGAAAGCAA CACCTCCACGCCCACTGATGCAGCTCTGCAGACTGAAAATCCGCAAACTGCTTGGGATCAACAGACTGAAGAAAATAAACAAGCTGCCAGTTCCTCCAAGGCTGATCAAATTCCTAAATCATCAAGAACGAGAACAGGCCTACTTTTCAGTTTGA
- the asb2a.1 gene encoding ankyrin repeat and SOCS box protein 2 isoform X1, translated as MLYISRKLSLREVKYRTIEKECLAIKWAVLTLRYYLLRWAFTLCFDHAPLQWLHRMKDANARITHWYLALQPFKFGVVHRPGAQITVLGLDGSLAWLWGELTNPEAVFSESHFTTGNGKRMVAYLRHDGTMQVTPEPEEGMEPIVKAIWEGDVGTVRLLVKKPECSLLTPNKYGWIPLHESAYYGQDQCIKILLKAQPGMINQRTLKEQTALMLAVTRDHLACVESLLEKGADLDITNNDNETPLYRACEKENPAMVAMLLNYGASVNKSCIQGWTALHEAVCRDNVEICEMLVKAGAKVSISNMYGITPIFVAAQSGKVDALRFLLKNGADLNSQAADGATALYEACKNGHEDIVEFLLSKNADTNQPGKTGLMPIHIAAQRGSDGRDLLTYRCTNKSAMKLVSMLIPATSKARVRRSGISPLHLAAERNRDDVLELLIEAGFDVNALLSEYRSKMYEDRRCTALYFAVINNNIEATTMLLEAGANPNLDTFNPLLVALRQGCMKAVTLLVEHGADVNASIPTHPTTFPASLMFCMKYLTLLKYLMDNGCDALSCFSCVYGSNPHPPIKATGNQRHNRYESTEKTCVQFCEMISTDNYSLWAGPIIDVLLDYVGDVKLCARLTEYLDSYPDWNCIKEKATPPRPLMQLCRLKIRKLLGINRLKKINKLPVPPRLIKFLNHQEREQAYFSV; from the exons atgctgtacattagtcgcaaGCTATCGCTGAGAGAGGTTAAGTACAGAACTATTGAGAAGGAATGTCTGGCGATCAAATGGGCTGTTCttaccctccgatactacctgttgagatgggccttcaccctctgttttGACCACGcaccactccagtggctccaccgcatgaaggatgctAACGCgaggatcacccattggtatctggctttacaaccttttaagttcggggtggtccacagaccgggggcacaGATAACTGTTCTGGGGCTGGATGGCTCCCTGGCCTGGCtgtgggg AGAACTAACAAATCCAGAGGCTGTGTTCTCAGAGAGTCACTTCACTACTGGCAATGGCAAACGCATGGTGGCATACCTAAGACATGATGGCACTATGCAGGTCACACCTGAGCCCGAGGA GGGGATGGAGCCAATTGTTAAGGCTATTTGGGAAGGAGATGTTGGAACAGTGAGACTACTGGTTAAGAAACCCGAGTGCAGCCTCCTTACACCAAATAAATATGGATGGATTCCTTTGCATGAGTCGGCATATTATGGACAAGATCAATGTATCAAAATTCTCCTAAAAG CTCAACCTGGGATGATTAATCAGCGCACTTTAAAGGAACAGACTGCTTTAATGTTAGCTGTGACCAGGGACCATCTTGCATGTGTGGAGTCTCTTCTTGAGAAAGGGGCTGACCTTGATATTACCAATAATGACAACGAGACTCCACTTTACAGAg CTTGTGAGAAGGAGAACCCTGCAATGGTTGCCATGCTACTGAACTATGGTGCCTCGGTGAATAAGAGCTGTATTCAAGGCTGGACTGCTCTGCATGAGGCTGTGTGCAGGGACAATGTGGAAATCTGTGAGATGCTGGTTAAAGCTGGAGCCAAAGTCAGCATATCCAATATGTACGGAATCACACCTATCTTTGTAGCAGCCCAAAGTGGAAAAGTGGATGCACTTCGCTTCCTTTTAAAAAATG GTGCAGATCTCAACAGTCAGGCTGCAGATGGAGCCACAGCACTGTATGAGGCCTGTAAGAATGGTCATGAGGACATTGTAGAATTCCTTCTATCTAAAAATGCAGACACCAACCAGCCTGGAAAAACAGGACTGATGCCAATCCATATTGCAGCTCAGCGTGGCAGTGATGG CAGAGACCTCCTCACTTACAGGTGTACCAACAAAAGTGCAATGAA GTTAGTTTCCATGCTGATCCCAGCCACGAGCAAAGCCAGAGTGCGGCGTTCCGGGATCAGCCCCCTGCATTTAGCAGCAGAGCGCAACCGAGATGACGTTCTTGAGTTGCTGATTGAGGCCGGCTTTGATGTCAATGCCCTGTTGTCTGAGTATCGCTCTAAAATGTATGAAGATCGACGCTGCACAGCACTCTATTTCGCTGTCATAAACAACAACATCGAGGCAACCACCATGCTACTGGAGGCTGGCGCTAATCCAAACCTGGACACGTTCAACCCACTCCTGGTAGCCCTGAGGCAGGGTTGCATGAAAGCAGTGACTTTGTTGGTGGAACATGGTGCTGATGTCAATGCCAGCATACCAACTCATCCAACCACCTTTCCAGCCTCTCTTATGTTCTGCATGAAGTACCTGACCTTATTGAAGTATCTGATGGATAATGGCTGTGATGCCTTGTCATGCTTCAGTTGTGTTTATGGCAGCAATCCTCATCCACCTATAAAGGCGACAGGTAATCAGAGGCATAACAGATATGAAAGTACAGAGAAGACCTGCGTTCAG TTCTGTGAGATGATCTCCACAGACAATTACTCACTTTGGGCAGGACCGATTATAGATGTGCTACTTGACTATGTTGGTGATGTGAAACTCTGTGCAAGACTCACTGAATATCTGGACAGTTACCCTGACTGGAATTGCATCAAAGAGAAAGCAA CACCTCCACGCCCACTGATGCAGCTCTGCAGACTGAAAATCCGCAAACTGCTTGGGATCAACAGACTGAAGAAAATAAACAAGCTGCCAGTTCCTCCAAGGCTGATCAAATTCCTAAATCATCAAGAACGAGAACAGGCCTACTTTTCAGTTTGA
- the asb2a.1 gene encoding ankyrin repeat and SOCS box protein 2 isoform X4, translating to MLYISRKLSLREVKYRTIEKECLAIKWAVLTLRYYLLRWAFTLCFDHAPLQWLHRMKDANARITHWYLALQPFKFGVVHRPGAQITVLGLDGSLAWLWGELTNPEAVFSESHFTTGNGKRMVAYLRHDGTMQVTPEPEEGMEPIVKAIWEGDVGTVRLLVKKPECSLLTPNKYGWIPLHESAYYGQDQCIKILLKAQPGMINQRTLKEQTALMLAVTRDHLACVESLLEKGADLDITNNDNETPLYRACEKENPAMVAMLLNYGASVNKSCIQGWTALHEAVCRDNVEICEMLVKAGAKVSISNMYGITPIFVAAQSGKVDALRFLLKNGADLNSQAADGATALYEACKNGHEDIVEFLLSKNADTNQPGKTGLMPIHIAAQRGSDGLVSMLIPATSKARVRRSGISPLHLAAERNRDDVLELLIEAGFDVNALLSEYRSKMYEDRRCTALYFAVINNNIEATTMLLEAGANPNLDTFNPLLVALRQGCMKAVTLLVEHGADVNASIPTHPTTFPASLMFCMKYLTLLKYLMDNGCDALSCFSCVYGSNPHPPIKATGNQRHNRYESTEKTCVQFCEMISTDNYSLWAGPIIDVLLDYVGDVKLCARLTEYLDSYPDWNCIKEKATPPRPLMQLCRLKIRKLLGINRLKKINKLPVPPRLIKFLNHQEREQAYFSV from the exons atgctgtacattagtcgcaaGCTATCGCTGAGAGAGGTTAAGTACAGAACTATTGAGAAGGAATGTCTGGCGATCAAATGGGCTGTTCttaccctccgatactacctgttgagatgggccttcaccctctgttttGACCACGcaccactccagtggctccaccgcatgaaggatgctAACGCgaggatcacccattggtatctggctttacaaccttttaagttcggggtggtccacagaccgggggcacaGATAACTGTTCTGGGGCTGGATGGCTCCCTGGCCTGGCtgtgggg AGAACTAACAAATCCAGAGGCTGTGTTCTCAGAGAGTCACTTCACTACTGGCAATGGCAAACGCATGGTGGCATACCTAAGACATGATGGCACTATGCAGGTCACACCTGAGCCCGAGGA GGGGATGGAGCCAATTGTTAAGGCTATTTGGGAAGGAGATGTTGGAACAGTGAGACTACTGGTTAAGAAACCCGAGTGCAGCCTCCTTACACCAAATAAATATGGATGGATTCCTTTGCATGAGTCGGCATATTATGGACAAGATCAATGTATCAAAATTCTCCTAAAAG CTCAACCTGGGATGATTAATCAGCGCACTTTAAAGGAACAGACTGCTTTAATGTTAGCTGTGACCAGGGACCATCTTGCATGTGTGGAGTCTCTTCTTGAGAAAGGGGCTGACCTTGATATTACCAATAATGACAACGAGACTCCACTTTACAGAg CTTGTGAGAAGGAGAACCCTGCAATGGTTGCCATGCTACTGAACTATGGTGCCTCGGTGAATAAGAGCTGTATTCAAGGCTGGACTGCTCTGCATGAGGCTGTGTGCAGGGACAATGTGGAAATCTGTGAGATGCTGGTTAAAGCTGGAGCCAAAGTCAGCATATCCAATATGTACGGAATCACACCTATCTTTGTAGCAGCCCAAAGTGGAAAAGTGGATGCACTTCGCTTCCTTTTAAAAAATG GTGCAGATCTCAACAGTCAGGCTGCAGATGGAGCCACAGCACTGTATGAGGCCTGTAAGAATGGTCATGAGGACATTGTAGAATTCCTTCTATCTAAAAATGCAGACACCAACCAGCCTGGAAAAACAGGACTGATGCCAATCCATATTGCAGCTCAGCGTGGCAGTGATGG GTTAGTTTCCATGCTGATCCCAGCCACGAGCAAAGCCAGAGTGCGGCGTTCCGGGATCAGCCCCCTGCATTTAGCAGCAGAGCGCAACCGAGATGACGTTCTTGAGTTGCTGATTGAGGCCGGCTTTGATGTCAATGCCCTGTTGTCTGAGTATCGCTCTAAAATGTATGAAGATCGACGCTGCACAGCACTCTATTTCGCTGTCATAAACAACAACATCGAGGCAACCACCATGCTACTGGAGGCTGGCGCTAATCCAAACCTGGACACGTTCAACCCACTCCTGGTAGCCCTGAGGCAGGGTTGCATGAAAGCAGTGACTTTGTTGGTGGAACATGGTGCTGATGTCAATGCCAGCATACCAACTCATCCAACCACCTTTCCAGCCTCTCTTATGTTCTGCATGAAGTACCTGACCTTATTGAAGTATCTGATGGATAATGGCTGTGATGCCTTGTCATGCTTCAGTTGTGTTTATGGCAGCAATCCTCATCCACCTATAAAGGCGACAGGTAATCAGAGGCATAACAGATATGAAAGTACAGAGAAGACCTGCGTTCAG TTCTGTGAGATGATCTCCACAGACAATTACTCACTTTGGGCAGGACCGATTATAGATGTGCTACTTGACTATGTTGGTGATGTGAAACTCTGTGCAAGACTCACTGAATATCTGGACAGTTACCCTGACTGGAATTGCATCAAAGAGAAAGCAA CACCTCCACGCCCACTGATGCAGCTCTGCAGACTGAAAATCCGCAAACTGCTTGGGATCAACAGACTGAAGAAAATAAACAAGCTGCCAGTTCCTCCAAGGCTGATCAAATTCCTAAATCATCAAGAACGAGAACAGGCCTACTTTTCAGTTTGA